Proteins encoded together in one Bacteroidota bacterium window:
- a CDS encoding peptide chain release factor 1, whose amino-acid sequence MSNALTPDLRDALIAELEERTTAPGFHYLDANHLTDLAAIESASAPVLSLFMSLTPEMRIGDGWQIAFKDIARRALEHADGQYDRATVQNELSHIEEALRRGIPRTGRGLAFYACEALGLFRQFGLAIDIPSTAYVDRRPYVRPLVRVRDEHDRFGIAVLSQKQMRFFFSQIGLVEEVFELEGREILTTDFQTKDQRQDKQAEYRKEQAKRAAHALQLLANKLDVRHLVYSSPADMEAPFLDALEQHTRDRIAASFQCEINASTAEIAEKAEPIQREVEEKEELETLEQVQALLTTKAVAGIEDTLDMLNQQRVMTLLLDDEQQIPGGIDRETGMLTSQTEGTLEATGNEVFPQSDLFELMLERALEQGASLELVRSEAARARMQDLGPAAALLRF is encoded by the coding sequence ATGAGCAACGCACTCACCCCAGACCTCCGCGACGCCCTGATCGCCGAACTCGAAGAGCGCACGACGGCCCCCGGCTTCCACTACCTCGACGCCAACCACCTCACGGACCTCGCCGCCATCGAGAGTGCCAGCGCGCCGGTGCTCTCCCTGTTCATGAGCCTGACGCCCGAGATGCGCATCGGCGACGGGTGGCAGATCGCGTTCAAAGACATCGCCCGCCGGGCACTCGAACATGCGGACGGGCAGTACGACCGCGCCACCGTGCAGAACGAACTGAGCCACATAGAAGAGGCGCTCCGCCGGGGCATTCCTCGGACCGGCCGCGGGCTCGCCTTCTACGCCTGCGAGGCCCTCGGGCTGTTCCGCCAGTTCGGTCTCGCCATCGACATCCCGAGCACGGCCTACGTGGACCGCCGGCCCTACGTCCGCCCCCTCGTCCGCGTCCGCGACGAGCACGACCGCTTCGGGATCGCCGTCCTCAGCCAGAAGCAGATGCGGTTCTTCTTCAGCCAGATCGGCCTCGTCGAAGAGGTCTTCGAGCTAGAGGGGCGCGAGATCCTGACCACGGACTTCCAGACCAAAGACCAGCGGCAGGACAAGCAGGCCGAGTACCGGAAGGAGCAGGCCAAACGTGCGGCGCACGCACTCCAACTGCTCGCCAACAAGCTCGACGTGCGGCACCTGGTCTACAGCAGCCCCGCCGACATGGAGGCCCCATTCCTCGACGCGCTCGAGCAGCACACCCGCGACCGGATCGCGGCCAGCTTCCAGTGCGAGATCAACGCCTCGACCGCCGAGATCGCCGAGAAAGCCGAGCCGATCCAGCGCGAGGTCGAGGAGAAGGAGGAGCTAGAGACGCTGGAGCAGGTCCAAGCGCTCCTCACCACGAAGGCGGTTGCCGGGATCGAAGACACGCTCGACATGCTCAACCAGCAGCGCGTGATGACCCTTCTCCTCGACGACGAGCAGCAGATCCCCGGCGGCATCGACCGCGAAACAGGGATGCTGACCTCGCAGACGGAAGGCACGCTGGAGGCGACGGGTAACGAGGTCTTCCCGCAGAGCGACCTGTTCGAGCTAATGCTGGAGCGGGCGCTGGAACAGGGGGCCTCGCTCGAACTCGTCCGCAGCGAGGCTGCCCGCGCCCGGATGCAGGACCTCGGCCCCGCCGCTGCCCTGCTGCGGTTCTAG
- a CDS encoding endonuclease/exonuclease/phosphatase family protein — protein sequence MSRRLLGFILVLFVVSLTVVLASGCLRRAAQPSGPAVTGQQGTAPQTDGIRLATFNAEFLFDGLEGEGQASFAWKDDPVLARAHRDSVARVVRAINADVVMFQEVENLGTLEMLATETLADMGYTAYLVDGRDSFTGQDVGLLSRIPVDEVGRTNERAPVGTTRQDYGVSKNMWARLDLGGIPTTLIGVHFLSRPDDIERKPRREAQAEVIRRLAEQEVAAGRAVVVLGDFNDFDAGVPDRAGSVPITDVLATVQRAGPGPEDDLRNVAADVPQAERYTAYYDRNRNEEIDAGELSSLDHLLLSPQLYRTLRAVDFVHLHDPRTVSDHFPVVATLGVPGGR from the coding sequence ATGTCCCGCCGCCTCCTCGGATTCATTCTCGTCCTGTTCGTCGTCTCCCTGACCGTGGTGCTCGCCAGCGGCTGCCTCCGCCGTGCCGCGCAGCCGAGCGGTCCAGCCGTGACCGGGCAGCAGGGAACAGCCCCGCAGACCGACGGGATCCGCCTAGCCACGTTCAACGCGGAGTTTCTCTTCGACGGCCTCGAGGGCGAGGGCCAAGCCTCGTTCGCGTGGAAGGACGACCCCGTCCTCGCCCGCGCTCACCGCGACTCCGTGGCCCGCGTCGTCCGCGCAATCAACGCCGACGTAGTCATGTTCCAGGAGGTCGAGAACCTGGGCACGCTGGAGATGCTGGCGACCGAGACGCTCGCCGACATGGGTTACACCGCCTACCTCGTCGACGGGCGCGACAGCTTCACCGGACAGGACGTGGGGCTACTCTCGCGCATCCCGGTGGACGAGGTCGGGCGGACGAACGAGCGGGCACCGGTTGGCACGACGCGGCAGGACTACGGCGTCAGCAAAAACATGTGGGCACGCCTCGACCTCGGCGGCATCCCGACGACACTGATCGGGGTCCACTTCCTCTCGCGGCCCGACGACATCGAGCGCAAGCCCCGGCGCGAGGCGCAGGCCGAGGTGATCCGCCGCCTCGCCGAGCAGGAGGTCGCCGCCGGCCGCGCCGTCGTCGTGCTCGGCGACTTCAACGACTTCGACGCCGGGGTCCCCGACCGCGCCGGAAGCGTCCCGATCACCGACGTGCTCGCCACCGTCCAGCGCGCCGGGCCAGGGCCGGAGGACGACCTCCGCAACGTCGCCGCCGACGTGCCCCAGGCCGAGCGCTACACGGCCTACTACGACCGCAACCGCAACGAAGAGATCGACGCGGGCGAGCTGTCCTCGCTCGACCACCTCCTGCTCTCGCCGCAGCTTTACCGGACGCTCCGGGCCGTGGACTTCGTGCACCTCCACGACCCGCGCACCGTCTCGGACCACTTCCCCGTCGTGGCGACCCTCGGCGTCCCCGGAGGACGATGA